In one Bacillus rossius redtenbacheri isolate Brsri chromosome 11, Brsri_v3, whole genome shotgun sequence genomic region, the following are encoded:
- the LOC134536480 gene encoding uncharacterized protein LOC134536480, protein MEETTDPDKPKQPKRKQRNPSEWKREKRKRSIIAGESHISVKGELVLPKKIGADCNCKLKCYQKVDENTRQRLFKGYYSLKTYDEQNAYLFGLIKKQDVKRKKNLESDRRTCTYKYHVRDQGKEIQVCKLAFAHIHAVSFRKIRTLSEKLDQNILFPRDGRGRHNNRPTKVSPTTIEMIKTHIFQVMKSNDLKNFLKEDKNKQMTPELNVAKLHTHYLQMYEPEAINIATGQPIPGYQQKVKNWLYRKVFHDEVRSRDFQVLKRRLEVFAEAPQGPKGSVADQAGLKLEADDKAVKKSRRKGTAKKLAFAEPVSMGYATAEVDAIGLESMSRYVDPSVTKAAETLSMFQQKSGMQQSCSVLL, encoded by the exons ATGGAGGAGACCACAGATCCCGACAAACCCAAACAACCCAAGCGAAAACAGAGGAATCCTTCGGAATGGAAACGCGAGAAAAGAAAACGTTCGATCATCGCCGGGGAATCCCACATCAGCGTGAAAGGTGAGCTCGTTCTGCCGAAAAAAATCGGCGCGGACTGCAACTGCAAGTTGAAGTGCTACCAAAAGGTGGACGAAAACACCAGACAAAGACTGTTCAAGGGTTACTACTCGCTGAAGACGTACGACGAGCAGAACGCGTACCTGTTCGGCCTGATAAAGAAGCAGGACGTGAAGCGGAAGAAGAACCTCGAGTCGGACAGGAGAACTTGCACGTACAAGTACCACGTACGCGACCAGGGGAAGGAGATACAGGTCTGCAAGCTAGCCTTCGCCCACATACACGCCGTCTCGTTTCGGAAGATACGGACGCTGAGTGAGAAGCTCGACCAGAACATCCTGTTCCCCAGAGACGGCCGCGGCAGACACAACAACCGCCCCACCAAAGTTTCCCCGACCACCATCGAGATGATCAAGACCCACATATTCCAGGTGATGAAGTCGAACGACCTGAAGAACTTCCTGAAAGAGGACAAAAACAAGCAGATGACGCCCGAGTTGAACGTCGCCAAACTCCACACGCACTATTTACAAATGTACGAACCTGAAGCCATAAACATAGCCACTG GGCAGCCCATCCCCGGCTACCAGCAGAAGGTGAAGAACTGGCTGTACCGCAAGGTGTTCCACGACGAGGTGCGGTCCAGGGACTTCCAGGTGCTGAAGAGGCGCCTGGAGGTGTTCGCGGAGGCGCCCCAGGGGCCGAAGGGCTCCGTCGCGGACCAGGCGGGCCTCAAGCTCGAGGCGGACGACAAGGCGGTCAAGAAGTCTCGGAGGAAAGGCACGGCCAAGAAGCTGGCCTTCGCCGAGCCCGTCTCCATGGGCTACGCCACCGCGGAGGTGGACGCCATCGGCCTGGAGTCCATGTCCAG GTACGTGGACCCGTCGGTGACGAAGGCGGCGGAGACGCTCAGCATGTTCCAGCAGAAGTCGGGGATGCAGCAGAGCTGCTCT GTCCTGTTGTAG
- the LOC134537011 gene encoding uncharacterized protein LOC134537011, whose product MQDFSNSHQHFLNAAAARAKDPPAGRVALLPHSSLNHQSLGGIGHHHHPGGDGVRRHGRAPPGVAAAPPGRRAAPAAVPGARARGRRRWPAAGPVRRRHGQRLLRVSHAAPGTGPPAALRRAVGTHPLTGGVPRDLSIRVVRERRRWVPERLKVVLSEYLGLEK is encoded by the coding sequence ATGCAGGACTTCTCCAACTCCCACCAGCACTTCCTGAACGCGGCGGCGGCGCGGGCCAAGGACCCCCCGGCGGGGCGCGTGGCGCTGCTGCCCCACTCCTCGCTGAACCACCAGTCGCTGGGCGGCATCGGCCACCACCACCACCCGGGTGGCGACGGCGTTCGGCGGCATGGGCGAGCACCACCTGGCGTCGCTGCAGCGCCACCGGGGCGGCGCGCTGCCCCCGCAGCAGTACCCGGGGCTCGTGCACGGGGACGCCGGCGGTGGCCAGCAGCTGGACCTGTCCGTCGGCGACATGGCCAGCGCCTTCTACGCGTAAGCCACGCCGCACCTGGGACCGGGCCTCCCGCCGCGCTGCGTCGTGCCGTCGGGACTCACCCGCTCACCGGGGGTGTTCCTCGGGACCTGTCGATTAGGGTGGTTCGCGAACGGCGACGCTGGGTTCCCGAAAGGCTGAAAGTCGTGCTGTCCGAATATTTGGGGCTCGAAAAATAA